From the Hordeum vulgare subsp. vulgare chromosome 1H, MorexV3_pseudomolecules_assembly, whole genome shotgun sequence genome, the window CTCGATTTTCTCGATGATCGATTCCTCTGATAGGATTCTACTTCTACAGCTTATCCCACTTACTCCACTTAATCTGTCTAAGCTTTGGCGGGCTGCTCGCTCACGCCCACCAAGTTGTATTGGGATGAAGTGGGCAGAGGTAGAACACCCACGAGCAATCCCACCTGCAGCCTGAACTGAACTTCTTTCTCTGGAATGATATAAGTGAGGCAACAAGCAGAGCCTTGGTTCAGTTCTTACTCAACTATAGGAACACTTTGCAAAGATATCAAAGATAGTGTAAATGAATACAATGAAAAGGGCAAGAGTGTAGTCCACAGATAAGCTAGCAAGGAGAGAACTCCTTACCGGACAAGTTGGATGCCACCTGATGTCAGATGGTTTATGTGGACATCAGTTTTACCGCCAAACTAATACTGCAACTTGGACGGCGGTGATCAGAATCGAAGAGGAAAAAGTAATTCTGTCCGCCTAGCACATGGTGCCACGATGCCGTAACGCTGAAGAAACAGAAACCATTGCATCGCATGAATAGAAGGTGTCCAAAAGGCGCTGATCTACACTAATCAGGCTGGTGTTGATTGACAGCAACGACCTGACAGTGGCTAATGCCCTTGATCCTCATATGTTGTGCTGCTCCACAATTAGTGGTGGCATTCAGAAGATTTCTCTCATGTTACCTGAATTCCCGAGTCACATAATTCTCAAGATCTAAAAGTAGGATAACAGGGTAGCGCATGGTTTAGCTCAATACTGTCGAAAGGTGTTGTGTGGTGGTGTTCTACAAGATGCAGTTCCGGTCTGCCTGTTGGTTATGACATGCCTGATTGTAACCTCAGCTCTGTAACCTGATTAATAGGTAGCCCCTTTCCAAGAAGAGAAGGCTGAACTTCTACAGACTACAGCACAAACAAGTGCAAATCGAAACAAGAATTGTAGCTAATTGTAACCTGATTAGTACGTAGCCCCTTTCCAAGAAGAGAAGGCTGAACTTCTACAGGCTACAGCACAAACAAGTGCAAATCGAAACAAGAATTGTAGCTAATTGTGTGACGAAGATGGTTGCAGTGTGTTAGTTTTGCTCCAATTCTTTATCTATAGTCCAGAACCACACACAAAATTGTCAGGACCGATAATGTTTGTTTTCAAGATAGGGATCCTAGGAGGTATGGGCAGAACAAACTCACATTTGGCCAAACTTGGTGCCCTGCTCGATCTGCAGGTCGTAGACGGAGACATGCGTGGGGCGGGCATCGACGGTGCACCGCAAGCTCTCCTCCCACATCTCCTGGGTCTGGTTGGGCAGGGAGGAGATGAGGTCCATGCTCCAGTTCTGGAGCCCCTCGCAGCCGGTCACGACCCCGACGGCCTCGTGCACCTCCCGCAGGCCGTGCGCGCGGCCGCACGCCCGGAGCAGCTCCTCCTGGAACGCCTGCACGCCGAGCGACACCCGGTTCACCCCCACGCCCACCAGCTCCCGCAGCTTGGCCGCGTCGAACGTGCCGGGGTCCATCTCGATGGACACCTCCGGGCACGCGGACAGCCCGAACCTGCCGCGCAGCGCGTCGAGCACCGCGGCGACCAGCCTCGGCGGGACCAGCGACGGGGTGCCGCCGCCGAAGAAGATGGTCTCGAGCGGCACGCCGTCGTCGGAGACGGGACGCGTGGCGGCCACCTCCCGGAGCAGGAGGCGCACGTAGTCGGCGATCCGAGGGTCCTCGCCCGAGCCCgagccgccgggggaggaggcggaggagccgAGCGCGACGATGGGGAAGTCGCAGTAGTGGCAGCGCTTGCGGCAGAAGGGGAGGTGGACGTAGGCGGAAGCCGGGGGGAGCGGCCGTGGCTGAggaggcggcagtggggcggcggcggtggcggcgggggaGGCATAGCGACGAACAGGTGGTGGGCGGGGCGGGCGGATTGGGGGCGGTTTCCTGTGCGGCAACTGGAAGACGAGAGGGAAGGCTGATCTTAGCATTACTGACCACTCGCCTCCCTCCCAAGGCTCCTCCGGTTGGAATGGTAAAGAGACAATTTTTGCATTGAGTTGAATGGCTACAAAATCCGAATTGACTTTTAAGTACTCTcttcgtctcaaaataagtgttgaTGATCTTGTATGTAAAATTTATACTAGTTTCGTACAAAATCTGCTGACGGAGTAACATTTAACCAGCCGTGTTTGTTTATCAACTACTATTAACCAAAAGTAAAATTACATCCAGTTCATAGACCATCTACCAACGACTACAAGAATTGAAGTAAACTGAAGAAGCGTCTCACCCCCTCCTTTATCGGAGCCCGACGAACCTTTTATAGTAAAATAAACCATTGTCTCTGGAACCACCACATCAGAACAACCACCGTCGATGAAGAAAACGTAGATCGAAAGGATTGAACGTACACACACGCAAGGGCGAACAAATAATGAATCCACATGGATTCAAGAAGACAAATGCCTGCCAAATACTGCGACATCTGTCGGAGACAAGCCTTCACATGTCATCCGACGACGCTAGATGCATCAACGAAACGGGGACTAGGTGGAAAGAACCTTATTTCATCACTAAAGAGTCGTCATCGTCTCACCTCTCTAAATAGGAGACAAACCCTTATACAAAATAAGAAAAACAATATAAAAACGGAGTCCTTCCGTCGGCAAGATCCTGGACCACCATGCCTTCCTGATTCTATGGCTATAGAAGACAAGGCAGACCAACGATAGAGAAGCACGGAAAACCATAGTGGCTGGACTCCCTTGACTAGAAACAAAGTAGTATGACCGCGTATTCAACCGTATTTATTGATAATTTACACAAAATATATCAGATCAAACAAAGACAAGAAAAACCAAAGGACCAAGATAAAAACATAAAGTTAAATCAAAAGTCCTTCATAGTCATTGACTcgagactcatctcttgcatctcGACTTCTTGAATAGCCGCATGAGCCATCTAAGACAACTTGTTAGAAGCTAAGATTGGTAATCACACTATTGTTAATCACACTATGGTCGAGGGAAAATCATTTATGATATATTTTGTTGAATTGTTGCTTCGCTGACTATGAACACAAAAGGAAATCATCATGTCTAATAACAAGAGCATGCTTTACAAACTACATGCCCAATGATGAGAGGATGTTTGACAATACTATATGAAAACATCTGACAGGCCAAAATGTAATGCAACAATCTATTAAGACCGGGAACCATCGATCTACAGGACCAAACCACCATCAATCCCTGATAGGCCGTATCGGCCACGATAAACACATAACAACTTGGATCACGTTGAATAAGTAATAAAAATGGCTATATGCGTCGATTGATGCAGAAGTCGGGGGTCTTAACCTCCTTTTCTAGAAAAACAACTTGGACCACATCTACGATTCTCCCTATTGGGCCATTGGTCCAGCTTTGCTTTCTACCAAAAAAGTTTTCTTATTAATTAATTGTAGAACTTCACTAGAAAGAGGTGCCGCATATTAGTCTTTCGATGCGGCGGCTCCCTTTCATTCATTCCTTGTATGCAAGCAATATTACACAAGTACAACATCATTAAATATTATTTTGATTTTGCATTTAAAAAAGATTTATTTTCCAAATTGTTAGCTCAATTAATGATCCGCTTTCATCATTGACTTTTTCGCGAAGAAATCTTCaaactagatctcatgtcgacatgtttcgataaCTTTTGTTTTTTCGGTACTTGCCGAATTAGtatcacttacttgtcatattatttgtcacATAGTTCTCAAGTTAAATTAACTTGGTTATCAGGTTTATGAATGTCGATATACCCCACTAAAAACTTAATTCATTGTACTTATGTTGGCTCATGCATTTACTTGCTTATTGTTAATGCTTTAATACCCAC encodes:
- the LOC123449412 gene encoding heme chaperone HemW codes for the protein MLRSAFPLVFQLPHRKPPPIRPPRPPPVRRYASPAATAAAPLPPPQPRPLPPASAYVHLPFCRKRCHYCDFPIVALGSSASSPGGSGSGEDPRIADYVRLLLREVAATRPVSDDGVPLETIFFGGGTPSLVPPRLVAAVLDALRGRFGLSACPEVSIEMDPGTFDAAKLRELVGVGVNRVSLGVQAFQEELLRACGRAHGLREVHEAVGVVTGCEGLQNWSMDLISSLPNQTQEMWEESLRCTVDARPTHVSVYDLQIEQGTKFGQIYTPGVFPLPNETDSANFYKIASKRLSEAGYQHYEISSYCKPGYECKHNVTYWQNRPFYAFGLGSASYINGVRFSRPRGMKNYADWVQKLEDGTWCHESSVSETKDMAMDSVMLSLRTARGLDLHSFSKSFGEGLTRSLCDTFRPFVESGLVIAMDKEREALHFNEFESDLESEGEMTGSRVAILRLSDPDGFLLSNELISLAFGTISP